TGTACGATGCGTCGATATTCCACCCGATCCAGAAACTGCAATAGCTGCCGCGCGAAATTGGATAGCGGTGGTTGCCCACCAGAGACAGCTTCATTCGTCATTCAAATAGCATCCGCACCCCGTCAAATCAGTGCGCAGAATAAGGTGCTTTATAAGCGTGTAAAGGTGTAACTTTGAGTTTTTGTCACTTGCCAGTGACAGAAACTCTCATTCACCCTGGATCGCCCGACACGCAGCCGCCAATGCACCTTAATGAGAATTGGAATGGCCGCTGAAACGGCCACTCCCTCTTTGTGCCGATCACTGAATAGAGTTAGCCAGAGACTGGAACATCTCGATTGTTTCAGCTTTCACCTGCTGACCATCAATATTGTAATTGGCGTAGGCCGATGTTTTGACGATTACCACGCGTTTGGCCGGATTGACGTAAATAAACTGGCCGTAAATACCGACAGCAGCGAAATCACCTTGGGGCTCAACCGGAATCCACCATTGATAACCATAGCCAAACGGTATCTTGCCTGACGCATCTTTGCGTCCGGGCATCAAATACGGCTCGTCTGGCGTTACAGAATCGTGAACCCATTGCGCCGGCACGAGCTGCTCGCCAAGATAGTTCCGGCCTTCATTCATATAGAGCAATCCAAAGCGGGCATAATCACGCAACACAGCATTAAGGCCACCCGCAGCGACAACTTCACCCTTCTGATCAGCAAGCCAATACGAATCAGCCTCTACGCCAAGTTTCGACCAGAGCTTGTCCTCAAAATAGTTTTGGATTGGCACACCAGTCGCACCTTCCAGCACCAAGGCGAGAACTTGCGTATCTGCTGAGACATAGCGATTGACTGTGCCTGGCTTGATTTCGTTCTTCAGATGCGCGGTGAAATCGATGACCGACCCCGTAACCATTTGCACAATGTAGCGCACGATATCCGAATTGAGATCGCCGTAATTTTCGTTGAAACCAATGCCCGACGACATCTGCAGAACGTTTTTAACAGTCACGCCCTTATAGCCACCCTCCGCGAGTACCGGCGCATAATGATCGACTGTCTCATCGAGTTTGATCTGACCATCACGCACCGCATTGCCGATCAGAAACGAAACGAACGATTTCGATACAGACATCGCGATGGACTGCGTTTTCTCGGTGTTACCGCGTGCATATTCTTCATGCACGATCTCACCATCCTTCAGAACAATGAAACCTGTTGTTTCCGTCCGTTTGAGAAAATCGGCAAGATTGTCTGTCTCGCCTTTATATGAATAGGTTTCAGGCAATGGCCGCTCGGCCTTCGGCAGCGGACTGACATCACCCGCGCGCGCAACCCGGATCGACGGATAGATCTTATAGAGGGTGCGGAAATTTTCATCGATCACATCAGGCTTGAAAACCTGAGAATACTGATAAACCGCCCAATATTCGTGTAATTTCTTCCTAAAAATCGCAGCACTGACAGCCGCGATAATAATGATTAATATTATTAAATATAAGAAAAAACGGAAATGCCGTTTCATTTCCCATCCTTGCTATTTTACTTATAAAGTAATAACTGAATTACTTATGCCGCTCAAAGACATGGCACTATCTTCACCTTTATTACAAGGAGGAAAATAGCTAAATTTTGCTATGATAAAATAGGGGAATTATCGGTACTGATATGGTTTCACAGAATTGAAACCGCCAGACTTATCCAAAACTCCATCAGTATGCCTCATGGAGTTTTGGATAAGCCCGAGTGGCGATTGAACTTTTTCAAGGCGTGGATAGCGTCAGCATCTTCGCGCCTTGGTATTACTGCGCAAATGTGCGTCCACCGTCGTGCGGCACGACAGCTTTGGCCGATGAAGTCCGGATTTCTGTTGCCGGAACAGGCTTACCCAACAGATAGCCCTGCACGAGGTCAGCGCCCGCCGCCACGCGAACTAACGCCAGCTGCTCTTCTGTCTCGACACCTTCAACAGTGACGGCAAGGCCTAACTCGTGCGACAGCTGGGTAACACCACGCAGCAGCATCAGAGAACGTCGGTCATTGGTGATATCCTGGACAAAGGAACGATCGACTTTGACCTTGGTCAGCGGCAAGCTGTTGAGATAGCTCAAGCTGGAATAGCCCGTACCAAAATCGTCCAGTGCAATGTTGATCCCGGCATTCTTCAGTCGCTGCAAGACCAACGAGGTCTGATTGCGATCAGCGATGATCGCACTTTCGGTCACTTCCACCTCAAGCTGCCTCGCCGGAAGGCCGGATTTCTGTAAGGCATTGGCGATATCGCGAGTAATATCGCTGTTTTTCAAATCAATCGCTGACAGATTGACCGAAACACCAATCCGATCCCCCCATGTCATGCAATCGCGGCAGGCCTGCTCAAGCATGAAACGGGTGATTTGCGAGATAATGCCGATTTCTTCGGCCAATGGAATAAATTCTGCTGGAGGAACATGCCCCAGCTCTGAATGTTCCCAACGCGCCAGCGCCTCATAGGCCACGATACGCAGCGACTGTGCGCTGACGATAGGCTGATAGACGACTTTGATTTCCTGATTTTCAATAGCCAGACGCAAGTCTGCCTTCAGCTTCTGGCGACCGCGATATTTGGTATCCATGGCGTTCACAAACAGCGCCCATTGTTTGCCTTCCTCGCTCTTGGCTTCATAGAGCGCCAGATCGGCATTCA
The Ochrobactrum sp. BTU1 DNA segment above includes these coding regions:
- a CDS encoding beta-lactamase family protein; translated protein: MKRHFRFFLYLIILIIIIAAVSAAIFRKKLHEYWAVYQYSQVFKPDVIDENFRTLYKIYPSIRVARAGDVSPLPKAERPLPETYSYKGETDNLADFLKRTETTGFIVLKDGEIVHEEYARGNTEKTQSIAMSVSKSFVSFLIGNAVRDGQIKLDETVDHYAPVLAEGGYKGVTVKNVLQMSSGIGFNENYGDLNSDIVRYIVQMVTGSVIDFTAHLKNEIKPGTVNRYVSADTQVLALVLEGATGVPIQNYFEDKLWSKLGVEADSYWLADQKGEVVAAGGLNAVLRDYARFGLLYMNEGRNYLGEQLVPAQWVHDSVTPDEPYLMPGRKDASGKIPFGYGYQWWIPVEPQGDFAAVGIYGQFIYVNPAKRVVIVKTSAYANYNIDGQQVKAETIEMFQSLANSIQ